A stretch of the Ctenopharyngodon idella isolate HZGC_01 chromosome 14, HZGC01, whole genome shotgun sequence genome encodes the following:
- the LOC127494448 gene encoding uncharacterized protein LOC127494448 isoform X3 → MSQELGNRQRLNLRVIDGAKIQKINMHQRIPAIGNHNQIFNPNEIYPNPNNTIQQNTGSDEICRQKLSSSQLIHFLKTSRNSKQVSELASSANEVKYRTNITPASLRLMQQQNINALASVDQRVMAVTSAKKDVENEVFSEGKVSEPIFAEKSISVDCVTYHWMITTNSELWDTGNIFSETNHSKAEPFPNEMVDFLFQDDLFCQSVCPSKEESCPLEGCKGSSTLTDEPEDDDCVHVQIPEFQSRKFEEIPVVITHVVHPNKFFIQHKETKLCELSEIMLSRNSSRSFAEMKSIPDIGAYVMAWFPKQEIWCRGQVIKICQLSRDIKVEVRRIDYGDDICVSLRDIKEMSGEIASRPVQALQVSLANVRPVNGETWSFEAISWFKSKVQNKTLYARIYPEEEVELFMEKGKMGAMRRGDSLSVRLAQNRFAIHRCNKHKGLKRSDIQKQTRQQSSEWEKYLISCYRQNRK, encoded by the exons TTCAGAAGATCAACATGCATCAGAGAATACCTGCGATAGGCAATCACAATCAGATCTTCAACCCAAATGAGATTTATCCTAATCCAAATAACACAATTCAGCAAAATACTGGAAGTGACGAAATTTGTCGTCAAAAGTTGTCATCCTCTCAGCTCATTCACTTTCTGAAAACAAGTCGAAACTCAAAACAAGTGTCTGAACTGGCTTCATCAGCTAACGAAGTCAAATATAGGACAAACATAACTCCAGCATCATTGAGGCTGATGCAGCAACAAAACATTAACGCATTAGCATCTGTGGATCAGAGAGTCATGGCTGTCACCAGTGCCAAGAAGGATGTGGAGAATGAGGTCTTTTCTGAGGGGAAAGTTTCTGAACCCATATTTGCAGAGAAAAGCATCAGCGTTGATTGTGTAACCTACCACTGGATGATTACCACAAACAGTGAATTGTGGGACACTGGGAATATTTTCTCAGAGACAAATCACTCAAAGGCAGAGCCATTCCCAAATGAAATggttgattttctttttcaagatgACCTCTTCTGCCAAAGCGTCTGTCCCTCAAAAGAAGAGTCGTGTCCTCTGGAAGGCTGTAAAGGCTCCAGCACACTGACTGATGAACCTGAAGATGATGACTGTGTACATGTCCAAATCCCAGAGTTTCAGAGTCGCAAATTTGAGGAGATACCAGTTGTTATCACCCACGTTGTTCACCCAAACAAGTTCTTCATCCAACACAAGGAAACAAAACTTTGTGAACTGTCTGAAATCATGCT aAGTAGGAATAGCAGTAGATCTTTTGCAGAGATGAAAAGCATCCCAGATATTGGAGCTTATGTCATGGCGTGGTTTCCCAAGCAGGAGATATGGTGCCGTGGCCAGGTGATCAAAATATGTCAGTTGAGTAGAG ACATTAAGGTGGAAGTCAGGAGGATTGACTATGGAGATGACATTTGCGTGTCTCTTCGGGATATTAAGGAAATGAGTGGAGAAATTGCATCTAGACCTGTGCAAGCGCTGCAGGTCTCATTGGCAAAT GTGAGGCCAGTAAATGGAGAAACCTGGTCTTTTGAAGCAATCAGCTGGTTCAAAAGTAAAGTGCAGAACAAGACTCTTTATGCCAGGATTTACCCAGAAGAAGAAGTTGAACTCTTCATGGAAAAGGGAAAGATGGGTGCCATGAG GAGAGGTGATTCCCTTTCTGTGAGACTTGCTCAAAACAGATTTGCCATACACAGATGTAACAAGCACAAGGGGTTGAAGAGAA GTGATATCCAAAAACAGACACGACAACAGTCCTCAGAGTGGGAGAAGTATCTGATTTCCTGTTACCGtcaaaacaggaaatga
- the LOC127494448 gene encoding uncharacterized protein LOC127494448 isoform X2, producing MERKFVQQRSLVRAAASSQAVSSRESKRCLNVQKINMHQRIPAIGNHNQIFNPNEIYPNPNNTIQQNTGSDEICRQKLSSSQLIHFLKTSRNSKQVSELASSANEVKYRTNITPASLRLMQQQNINALASVDQRVMAVTSAKKDVENEVFSEGKVSEPIFAEKSISVDCVTYHWMITTNSELWDTGNIFSETNHSKAEPFPNEMVDFLFQDDLFCQSVCPSKEESCPLEGCKGSSTLTDEPEDDDCVHVQIPEFQSRKFEEIPVVITHVVHPNKFFIQHKETKLCELSEIMLRNSSRSFAEMKSIPDIGAYVMAWFPKQEIWCRGQVIKICQLSRDIKVEVRRIDYGDDICVSLRDIKEMSGEIASRPVQALQVSLANVRPVNGETWSFEAISWFKSKVQNKTLYARIYPEEEVELFMEKGKMGAMRRGDSLSVRLAQNRFAIHRCNKHKGLKRSDIQKQTRQQSSEWEKYLISCYRQNRK from the exons TTCAGAAGATCAACATGCATCAGAGAATACCTGCGATAGGCAATCACAATCAGATCTTCAACCCAAATGAGATTTATCCTAATCCAAATAACACAATTCAGCAAAATACTGGAAGTGACGAAATTTGTCGTCAAAAGTTGTCATCCTCTCAGCTCATTCACTTTCTGAAAACAAGTCGAAACTCAAAACAAGTGTCTGAACTGGCTTCATCAGCTAACGAAGTCAAATATAGGACAAACATAACTCCAGCATCATTGAGGCTGATGCAGCAACAAAACATTAACGCATTAGCATCTGTGGATCAGAGAGTCATGGCTGTCACCAGTGCCAAGAAGGATGTGGAGAATGAGGTCTTTTCTGAGGGGAAAGTTTCTGAACCCATATTTGCAGAGAAAAGCATCAGCGTTGATTGTGTAACCTACCACTGGATGATTACCACAAACAGTGAATTGTGGGACACTGGGAATATTTTCTCAGAGACAAATCACTCAAAGGCAGAGCCATTCCCAAATGAAATggttgattttctttttcaagatgACCTCTTCTGCCAAAGCGTCTGTCCCTCAAAAGAAGAGTCGTGTCCTCTGGAAGGCTGTAAAGGCTCCAGCACACTGACTGATGAACCTGAAGATGATGACTGTGTACATGTCCAAATCCCAGAGTTTCAGAGTCGCAAATTTGAGGAGATACCAGTTGTTATCACCCACGTTGTTCACCCAAACAAGTTCTTCATCCAACACAAGGAAACAAAACTTTGTGAACTGTCTGAAATCATGCT TAGGAATAGCAGTAGATCTTTTGCAGAGATGAAAAGCATCCCAGATATTGGAGCTTATGTCATGGCGTGGTTTCCCAAGCAGGAGATATGGTGCCGTGGCCAGGTGATCAAAATATGTCAGTTGAGTAGAG ACATTAAGGTGGAAGTCAGGAGGATTGACTATGGAGATGACATTTGCGTGTCTCTTCGGGATATTAAGGAAATGAGTGGAGAAATTGCATCTAGACCTGTGCAAGCGCTGCAGGTCTCATTGGCAAAT GTGAGGCCAGTAAATGGAGAAACCTGGTCTTTTGAAGCAATCAGCTGGTTCAAAAGTAAAGTGCAGAACAAGACTCTTTATGCCAGGATTTACCCAGAAGAAGAAGTTGAACTCTTCATGGAAAAGGGAAAGATGGGTGCCATGAG GAGAGGTGATTCCCTTTCTGTGAGACTTGCTCAAAACAGATTTGCCATACACAGATGTAACAAGCACAAGGGGTTGAAGAGAA GTGATATCCAAAAACAGACACGACAACAGTCCTCAGAGTGGGAGAAGTATCTGATTTCCTGTTACCGtcaaaacaggaaatga
- the LOC127494448 gene encoding uncharacterized protein LOC127494448 isoform X1 encodes MERKFVQQRSLVRAAASSQAVSSRESKRCLNVQKINMHQRIPAIGNHNQIFNPNEIYPNPNNTIQQNTGSDEICRQKLSSSQLIHFLKTSRNSKQVSELASSANEVKYRTNITPASLRLMQQQNINALASVDQRVMAVTSAKKDVENEVFSEGKVSEPIFAEKSISVDCVTYHWMITTNSELWDTGNIFSETNHSKAEPFPNEMVDFLFQDDLFCQSVCPSKEESCPLEGCKGSSTLTDEPEDDDCVHVQIPEFQSRKFEEIPVVITHVVHPNKFFIQHKETKLCELSEIMLSRNSSRSFAEMKSIPDIGAYVMAWFPKQEIWCRGQVIKICQLSRDIKVEVRRIDYGDDICVSLRDIKEMSGEIASRPVQALQVSLANVRPVNGETWSFEAISWFKSKVQNKTLYARIYPEEEVELFMEKGKMGAMRRGDSLSVRLAQNRFAIHRCNKHKGLKRSDIQKQTRQQSSEWEKYLISCYRQNRK; translated from the exons TTCAGAAGATCAACATGCATCAGAGAATACCTGCGATAGGCAATCACAATCAGATCTTCAACCCAAATGAGATTTATCCTAATCCAAATAACACAATTCAGCAAAATACTGGAAGTGACGAAATTTGTCGTCAAAAGTTGTCATCCTCTCAGCTCATTCACTTTCTGAAAACAAGTCGAAACTCAAAACAAGTGTCTGAACTGGCTTCATCAGCTAACGAAGTCAAATATAGGACAAACATAACTCCAGCATCATTGAGGCTGATGCAGCAACAAAACATTAACGCATTAGCATCTGTGGATCAGAGAGTCATGGCTGTCACCAGTGCCAAGAAGGATGTGGAGAATGAGGTCTTTTCTGAGGGGAAAGTTTCTGAACCCATATTTGCAGAGAAAAGCATCAGCGTTGATTGTGTAACCTACCACTGGATGATTACCACAAACAGTGAATTGTGGGACACTGGGAATATTTTCTCAGAGACAAATCACTCAAAGGCAGAGCCATTCCCAAATGAAATggttgattttctttttcaagatgACCTCTTCTGCCAAAGCGTCTGTCCCTCAAAAGAAGAGTCGTGTCCTCTGGAAGGCTGTAAAGGCTCCAGCACACTGACTGATGAACCTGAAGATGATGACTGTGTACATGTCCAAATCCCAGAGTTTCAGAGTCGCAAATTTGAGGAGATACCAGTTGTTATCACCCACGTTGTTCACCCAAACAAGTTCTTCATCCAACACAAGGAAACAAAACTTTGTGAACTGTCTGAAATCATGCT aAGTAGGAATAGCAGTAGATCTTTTGCAGAGATGAAAAGCATCCCAGATATTGGAGCTTATGTCATGGCGTGGTTTCCCAAGCAGGAGATATGGTGCCGTGGCCAGGTGATCAAAATATGTCAGTTGAGTAGAG ACATTAAGGTGGAAGTCAGGAGGATTGACTATGGAGATGACATTTGCGTGTCTCTTCGGGATATTAAGGAAATGAGTGGAGAAATTGCATCTAGACCTGTGCAAGCGCTGCAGGTCTCATTGGCAAAT GTGAGGCCAGTAAATGGAGAAACCTGGTCTTTTGAAGCAATCAGCTGGTTCAAAAGTAAAGTGCAGAACAAGACTCTTTATGCCAGGATTTACCCAGAAGAAGAAGTTGAACTCTTCATGGAAAAGGGAAAGATGGGTGCCATGAG GAGAGGTGATTCCCTTTCTGTGAGACTTGCTCAAAACAGATTTGCCATACACAGATGTAACAAGCACAAGGGGTTGAAGAGAA GTGATATCCAAAAACAGACACGACAACAGTCCTCAGAGTGGGAGAAGTATCTGATTTCCTGTTACCGtcaaaacaggaaatga
- the LOC127494448 gene encoding uncharacterized protein LOC127494448 isoform X5, with protein sequence MERKFVQQRSLVRAAASSQAVSSRESKRCLNVQKINMHQRIPAIGNHNQIFNPNEIYPNPNNTIQQNTGSDEICRQKLSSSQLIHFLKTSRNSKQVSELASSANEVKYRTNITPASLRLMQQQNINALASVDQRVMAVTSAKKDVENEVFSEGKVSEPIFAEKSISVDCVTYHWMITTNSELWDTGNIFSETNHSKAEPFPNEMVDFLFQDDLFCQSVCPSKEESCPLEGCKGSSTLTDEPEDDDCVHVQIPEFQSRKFEEIPVVITHVVHPNKFFIQHKETKLCELSEIMLSRNSSRSFAEMKSIPDIGAYVMAWFPKQEIWCRGQVIKICQLSRGEASKWRNLVF encoded by the exons TTCAGAAGATCAACATGCATCAGAGAATACCTGCGATAGGCAATCACAATCAGATCTTCAACCCAAATGAGATTTATCCTAATCCAAATAACACAATTCAGCAAAATACTGGAAGTGACGAAATTTGTCGTCAAAAGTTGTCATCCTCTCAGCTCATTCACTTTCTGAAAACAAGTCGAAACTCAAAACAAGTGTCTGAACTGGCTTCATCAGCTAACGAAGTCAAATATAGGACAAACATAACTCCAGCATCATTGAGGCTGATGCAGCAACAAAACATTAACGCATTAGCATCTGTGGATCAGAGAGTCATGGCTGTCACCAGTGCCAAGAAGGATGTGGAGAATGAGGTCTTTTCTGAGGGGAAAGTTTCTGAACCCATATTTGCAGAGAAAAGCATCAGCGTTGATTGTGTAACCTACCACTGGATGATTACCACAAACAGTGAATTGTGGGACACTGGGAATATTTTCTCAGAGACAAATCACTCAAAGGCAGAGCCATTCCCAAATGAAATggttgattttctttttcaagatgACCTCTTCTGCCAAAGCGTCTGTCCCTCAAAAGAAGAGTCGTGTCCTCTGGAAGGCTGTAAAGGCTCCAGCACACTGACTGATGAACCTGAAGATGATGACTGTGTACATGTCCAAATCCCAGAGTTTCAGAGTCGCAAATTTGAGGAGATACCAGTTGTTATCACCCACGTTGTTCACCCAAACAAGTTCTTCATCCAACACAAGGAAACAAAACTTTGTGAACTGTCTGAAATCATGCT aAGTAGGAATAGCAGTAGATCTTTTGCAGAGATGAAAAGCATCCCAGATATTGGAGCTTATGTCATGGCGTGGTTTCCCAAGCAGGAGATATGGTGCCGTGGCCAGGTGATCAAAATATGTCAGTTGAGTAGAG GTGAGGCCAGTAAATGGAGAAACCTGGTCTTTTGA
- the LOC127494448 gene encoding tudor and KH domain-containing protein homolog isoform X6, translating to MSQELGNRQRLNLRVIDGAKNDLFCQSVCPSKEESCPLEGCKGSSTLTDEPEDDDCVHVQIPEFQSRKFEEIPVVITHVVHPNKFFIQHKETKLCELSEIMLSRNSSRSFAEMKSIPDIGAYVMAWFPKQEIWCRGQVIKICQLSRDIKVEVRRIDYGDDICVSLRDIKEMSGEIASRPVQALQVSLANVRPVNGETWSFEAISWFKSKVQNKTLYARIYPEEEVELFMEKGKMGAMRRGDSLSVRLAQNRFAIHRCNKHKGLKRSDIQKQTRQQSSEWEKYLISCYRQNRK from the exons atgACCTCTTCTGCCAAAGCGTCTGTCCCTCAAAAGAAGAGTCGTGTCCTCTGGAAGGCTGTAAAGGCTCCAGCACACTGACTGATGAACCTGAAGATGATGACTGTGTACATGTCCAAATCCCAGAGTTTCAGAGTCGCAAATTTGAGGAGATACCAGTTGTTATCACCCACGTTGTTCACCCAAACAAGTTCTTCATCCAACACAAGGAAACAAAACTTTGTGAACTGTCTGAAATCATGCT aAGTAGGAATAGCAGTAGATCTTTTGCAGAGATGAAAAGCATCCCAGATATTGGAGCTTATGTCATGGCGTGGTTTCCCAAGCAGGAGATATGGTGCCGTGGCCAGGTGATCAAAATATGTCAGTTGAGTAGAG ACATTAAGGTGGAAGTCAGGAGGATTGACTATGGAGATGACATTTGCGTGTCTCTTCGGGATATTAAGGAAATGAGTGGAGAAATTGCATCTAGACCTGTGCAAGCGCTGCAGGTCTCATTGGCAAAT GTGAGGCCAGTAAATGGAGAAACCTGGTCTTTTGAAGCAATCAGCTGGTTCAAAAGTAAAGTGCAGAACAAGACTCTTTATGCCAGGATTTACCCAGAAGAAGAAGTTGAACTCTTCATGGAAAAGGGAAAGATGGGTGCCATGAG GAGAGGTGATTCCCTTTCTGTGAGACTTGCTCAAAACAGATTTGCCATACACAGATGTAACAAGCACAAGGGGTTGAAGAGAA GTGATATCCAAAAACAGACACGACAACAGTCCTCAGAGTGGGAGAAGTATCTGATTTCCTGTTACCGtcaaaacaggaaatga
- the LOC127494448 gene encoding uncharacterized protein LOC127494448 isoform X4, with protein sequence MHQRIPAIGNHNQIFNPNEIYPNPNNTIQQNTGSDEICRQKLSSSQLIHFLKTSRNSKQVSELASSANEVKYRTNITPASLRLMQQQNINALASVDQRVMAVTSAKKDVENEVFSEGKVSEPIFAEKSISVDCVTYHWMITTNSELWDTGNIFSETNHSKAEPFPNEMVDFLFQDDLFCQSVCPSKEESCPLEGCKGSSTLTDEPEDDDCVHVQIPEFQSRKFEEIPVVITHVVHPNKFFIQHKETKLCELSEIMLSRNSSRSFAEMKSIPDIGAYVMAWFPKQEIWCRGQVIKICQLSRDIKVEVRRIDYGDDICVSLRDIKEMSGEIASRPVQALQVSLANVRPVNGETWSFEAISWFKSKVQNKTLYARIYPEEEVELFMEKGKMGAMRRGDSLSVRLAQNRFAIHRCNKHKGLKRSDIQKQTRQQSSEWEKYLISCYRQNRK encoded by the exons ATGCATCAGAGAATACCTGCGATAGGCAATCACAATCAGATCTTCAACCCAAATGAGATTTATCCTAATCCAAATAACACAATTCAGCAAAATACTGGAAGTGACGAAATTTGTCGTCAAAAGTTGTCATCCTCTCAGCTCATTCACTTTCTGAAAACAAGTCGAAACTCAAAACAAGTGTCTGAACTGGCTTCATCAGCTAACGAAGTCAAATATAGGACAAACATAACTCCAGCATCATTGAGGCTGATGCAGCAACAAAACATTAACGCATTAGCATCTGTGGATCAGAGAGTCATGGCTGTCACCAGTGCCAAGAAGGATGTGGAGAATGAGGTCTTTTCTGAGGGGAAAGTTTCTGAACCCATATTTGCAGAGAAAAGCATCAGCGTTGATTGTGTAACCTACCACTGGATGATTACCACAAACAGTGAATTGTGGGACACTGGGAATATTTTCTCAGAGACAAATCACTCAAAGGCAGAGCCATTCCCAAATGAAATggttgattttctttttcaagatgACCTCTTCTGCCAAAGCGTCTGTCCCTCAAAAGAAGAGTCGTGTCCTCTGGAAGGCTGTAAAGGCTCCAGCACACTGACTGATGAACCTGAAGATGATGACTGTGTACATGTCCAAATCCCAGAGTTTCAGAGTCGCAAATTTGAGGAGATACCAGTTGTTATCACCCACGTTGTTCACCCAAACAAGTTCTTCATCCAACACAAGGAAACAAAACTTTGTGAACTGTCTGAAATCATGCT aAGTAGGAATAGCAGTAGATCTTTTGCAGAGATGAAAAGCATCCCAGATATTGGAGCTTATGTCATGGCGTGGTTTCCCAAGCAGGAGATATGGTGCCGTGGCCAGGTGATCAAAATATGTCAGTTGAGTAGAG ACATTAAGGTGGAAGTCAGGAGGATTGACTATGGAGATGACATTTGCGTGTCTCTTCGGGATATTAAGGAAATGAGTGGAGAAATTGCATCTAGACCTGTGCAAGCGCTGCAGGTCTCATTGGCAAAT GTGAGGCCAGTAAATGGAGAAACCTGGTCTTTTGAAGCAATCAGCTGGTTCAAAAGTAAAGTGCAGAACAAGACTCTTTATGCCAGGATTTACCCAGAAGAAGAAGTTGAACTCTTCATGGAAAAGGGAAAGATGGGTGCCATGAG GAGAGGTGATTCCCTTTCTGTGAGACTTGCTCAAAACAGATTTGCCATACACAGATGTAACAAGCACAAGGGGTTGAAGAGAA GTGATATCCAAAAACAGACACGACAACAGTCCTCAGAGTGGGAGAAGTATCTGATTTCCTGTTACCGtcaaaacaggaaatga